Proteins encoded in a region of the Bactrocera tryoni isolate S06 chromosome 4, CSIRO_BtryS06_freeze2, whole genome shotgun sequence genome:
- the LOC120774835 gene encoding NAD-dependent protein deacetylase Sirt6 isoform X1 — MSCNYADNLSPYGNKGILGLPEEFDSAESVERKCEELVDWILAARGRVVVHTGAGISTSAGIPDFRGPKGVWTLEKKGEKPKINVSFEDAIPTKTHMALKSLCEQGFVRFVISQNIDGLHLKSGLSRQNLAELHGNMFIEQCSKCRRQFVRLTATKTVGQKPCGGVCRSSEFGQARSCRGGLLLDNVLDWEADLPERDLDMAFMHSTLADVNIALGTTLQIIPSGNLPLKNKKYGGKVIICNLQPTKHDKKADLIISTYVDDVLEKICKRLGIEISTYNASEDPTKAPTAENSEWTIPGHTVKELEKEYNAKLKTFKTQQKQNTDPPKSITKVMKNKKRKHEN; from the exons ATGAGCTGCAATTATGCTGATAACCTGTCACCGTATGGTAATAAAGGTATTTTGGGCTTACCGGAG GAATTCGATAGTGCAGAATCGGTGGAGAGAAAATGTGAAGAATTAGTGGACTGGATTCTGGCGGCGAGAGGGCGTGTAGTGGTGCACACAGGAGCAGGCATAAGCACCAGTGCTGGTATACCCGATTTTCG TGGGCCAAAAGGAGTATGGACCTTAGAAAAAAAAGGTGAAAAACCTAAAATAAATGTATCGTTCGAAGATGCCATTCCTACAAAAACACATATGGCGTTGAAATCATTGTGCGAACAGGGTTTTGTGAGATTTGTAATTAGCCAAAATATCGATGGACTGCATTTGAAGTCGGGTTTGTCACGCCAGAACTTAGCAGAACTTCATGGCAATATGTTTATAGAACAATGTAGCAAATGTAGGCGGCAGTTTGTACGGTTGACTGCAACGAAAACAGTGGGCCAGAAGCCATGCGGTGGGGTATGTCGATCAAGCGAATTTGGTCAAGCCCGTTCATGTCGTGGCGGCTTGCTTTTGGATAATGTTCTTGACTGGGAGGCTGATCTGCCAGAGCGCGATTTAGATATGGCTTTCATGCATTCCAC TCTAGCCGATGTAAATATAGCACTGGGCACAACTCTACAAATCATACCAAGTGGGAACTTGCCactgaaaaataagaaatacgGTGGCAAAGTAATTATATGCAACCTTCAACCTACTaaacat gaTAAAAAGGCTGATCTGATAATATCTACGTATGTGGATGACGTTTTGGAGAAAATCTGTAAACGTTTAGGCATCGAAATATCCACTTATAATGCTTCAGAAGACCCCACCAAAGCACCAACTGCCGAAAACTCTGAGTGGACTATACCGGGACATACTGTCAAAGAGTTGGAAAAAGAAtataatgcaaaattaaaaactttcaaaacgcAACAGAAGCAGAATACTGACCCTCCCAAATCCATAACGAAAgtgatgaaaaataaaaagcgcAAGCACGAAAACTAA
- the LOC120774835 gene encoding NAD-dependent protein deacetylase Sirt6 isoform X3 produces MLITCHRMEFDSAESVERKCEELVDWILAARGRVVVHTGAGISTSAGIPDFRGPKGVWTLEKKGEKPKINVSFEDAIPTKTHMALKSLCEQGFVRFVISQNIDGLHLKSGLSRQNLAELHGNMFIEQCSKCRRQFVRLTATKTVGQKPCGGVCRSSEFGQARSCRGGLLLDNVLDWEADLPERDLDMAFMHSTLADVNIALGTTLQIIPSGNLPLKNKKYGGKVIICNLQPTKHDKKADLIISTYVDDVLEKICKRLGIEISTYNASEDPTKAPTAENSEWTIPGHTVKELEKEYNAKLKTFKTQQKQNTDPPKSITKVMKNKKRKHEN; encoded by the exons ATGCTGATAACCTGTCACCGTATG GAATTCGATAGTGCAGAATCGGTGGAGAGAAAATGTGAAGAATTAGTGGACTGGATTCTGGCGGCGAGAGGGCGTGTAGTGGTGCACACAGGAGCAGGCATAAGCACCAGTGCTGGTATACCCGATTTTCG TGGGCCAAAAGGAGTATGGACCTTAGAAAAAAAAGGTGAAAAACCTAAAATAAATGTATCGTTCGAAGATGCCATTCCTACAAAAACACATATGGCGTTGAAATCATTGTGCGAACAGGGTTTTGTGAGATTTGTAATTAGCCAAAATATCGATGGACTGCATTTGAAGTCGGGTTTGTCACGCCAGAACTTAGCAGAACTTCATGGCAATATGTTTATAGAACAATGTAGCAAATGTAGGCGGCAGTTTGTACGGTTGACTGCAACGAAAACAGTGGGCCAGAAGCCATGCGGTGGGGTATGTCGATCAAGCGAATTTGGTCAAGCCCGTTCATGTCGTGGCGGCTTGCTTTTGGATAATGTTCTTGACTGGGAGGCTGATCTGCCAGAGCGCGATTTAGATATGGCTTTCATGCATTCCAC TCTAGCCGATGTAAATATAGCACTGGGCACAACTCTACAAATCATACCAAGTGGGAACTTGCCactgaaaaataagaaatacgGTGGCAAAGTAATTATATGCAACCTTCAACCTACTaaacat gaTAAAAAGGCTGATCTGATAATATCTACGTATGTGGATGACGTTTTGGAGAAAATCTGTAAACGTTTAGGCATCGAAATATCCACTTATAATGCTTCAGAAGACCCCACCAAAGCACCAACTGCCGAAAACTCTGAGTGGACTATACCGGGACATACTGTCAAAGAGTTGGAAAAAGAAtataatgcaaaattaaaaactttcaaaacgcAACAGAAGCAGAATACTGACCCTCCCAAATCCATAACGAAAgtgatgaaaaataaaaagcgcAAGCACGAAAACTAA
- the LOC120774835 gene encoding NAD-dependent protein deacetylase Sirt6 isoform X2, translated as MLITCHRMVIKEFDSAESVERKCEELVDWILAARGRVVVHTGAGISTSAGIPDFRGPKGVWTLEKKGEKPKINVSFEDAIPTKTHMALKSLCEQGFVRFVISQNIDGLHLKSGLSRQNLAELHGNMFIEQCSKCRRQFVRLTATKTVGQKPCGGVCRSSEFGQARSCRGGLLLDNVLDWEADLPERDLDMAFMHSTLADVNIALGTTLQIIPSGNLPLKNKKYGGKVIICNLQPTKHDKKADLIISTYVDDVLEKICKRLGIEISTYNASEDPTKAPTAENSEWTIPGHTVKELEKEYNAKLKTFKTQQKQNTDPPKSITKVMKNKKRKHEN; from the exons ATGCTGATAACCTGTCACCGTATGGTAATAAAG GAATTCGATAGTGCAGAATCGGTGGAGAGAAAATGTGAAGAATTAGTGGACTGGATTCTGGCGGCGAGAGGGCGTGTAGTGGTGCACACAGGAGCAGGCATAAGCACCAGTGCTGGTATACCCGATTTTCG TGGGCCAAAAGGAGTATGGACCTTAGAAAAAAAAGGTGAAAAACCTAAAATAAATGTATCGTTCGAAGATGCCATTCCTACAAAAACACATATGGCGTTGAAATCATTGTGCGAACAGGGTTTTGTGAGATTTGTAATTAGCCAAAATATCGATGGACTGCATTTGAAGTCGGGTTTGTCACGCCAGAACTTAGCAGAACTTCATGGCAATATGTTTATAGAACAATGTAGCAAATGTAGGCGGCAGTTTGTACGGTTGACTGCAACGAAAACAGTGGGCCAGAAGCCATGCGGTGGGGTATGTCGATCAAGCGAATTTGGTCAAGCCCGTTCATGTCGTGGCGGCTTGCTTTTGGATAATGTTCTTGACTGGGAGGCTGATCTGCCAGAGCGCGATTTAGATATGGCTTTCATGCATTCCAC TCTAGCCGATGTAAATATAGCACTGGGCACAACTCTACAAATCATACCAAGTGGGAACTTGCCactgaaaaataagaaatacgGTGGCAAAGTAATTATATGCAACCTTCAACCTACTaaacat gaTAAAAAGGCTGATCTGATAATATCTACGTATGTGGATGACGTTTTGGAGAAAATCTGTAAACGTTTAGGCATCGAAATATCCACTTATAATGCTTCAGAAGACCCCACCAAAGCACCAACTGCCGAAAACTCTGAGTGGACTATACCGGGACATACTGTCAAAGAGTTGGAAAAAGAAtataatgcaaaattaaaaactttcaaaacgcAACAGAAGCAGAATACTGACCCTCCCAAATCCATAACGAAAgtgatgaaaaataaaaagcgcAAGCACGAAAACTAA
- the LOC120774832 gene encoding factor-induced gene 2 protein isoform X2, producing the protein MFSFHKPRVYRSAEGCCICRAKSSSSRFTDSRKYEQDSMKCFNLKYPRHGEICNACVLLVKRFKRLPGGSTRHWGHVVDARAGPGTKSISKHKKSRDDSETTAHSASSNNTNSRRAPNSKSLIPEKFSKIFKKSKKNKLGAGACSEKKADECRRSSVSELKTWNDQHLFSATLDSMDSDYEDIGEGGDVYDSKRGNVNVNNSTVQFQTQTRASANRASRRANNISNVSNNHSKSPLKTGSQRRKCMPPIRNRSTLKLVNDKTQFFDETEWQERKTCCGMMYVCPSLAGAILLDIEKFEVCSEHKRSQILHTETKSSTNEELSSTLQKTIIATMPAVVQLSAPSVASVCPPPLPNPVNAMKTNHTPVLKKHHLFFKRQSESFPQVDLAVNNNIINSSNKTESLAVSTNTPVIIKSSTNIANHSGSTPHSSAISIGSNSNIVSTPLPLAINTTNVSAISSISPSNAASVSAQMPRHSTAKVTTISPPLPTTNIIGGNRLLHKIKAGKIFKHSLEKIGVTSTASPVLSATVERIKAGDFQDIKPVMRNVTKSYVVSKPITGGSNQQSTQYYPVGSSPTSTCSNSSAASSSSSSTAPKFSDNSSDSGFDENLQDRKSASPLEDTEKKLAARAAIGNVHTMFLASGVQIHGQPQNLMLTGNEVAAKLLQNRKQHLAMMANSSAGAVQQQFQQQQQSATNVSRIGSAAPSLKISPVTPATISTISVGNSVANNSHSKVTSATLTTSRAIYNNNTIQHENGVTTIVPASSLAASTQTAAMNALAPSTVTITPAPTHQLGNTASSTSLGLTKKLTTSGVGVNLIATGGSNQSNILHTVTNAASHLINHGNSTLLHQQAHHLQQQQPLQHHNTANNLNQKIILLKTSGPTKYNNLANIGSSSLNSVKLPNGATPIAASPVNTAGVCKN; encoded by the exons atgttctCGTTTCACAAACCACGAGTTTATCGCTCGGCTGAAGGATGTTGCATTTGTCGTGCAAAGTCGAGTAGTTCACGTTTTACTGACTCACGTAAATACGAACAGGACTCAATGAAATGTTTCAACTTGAAATATCCTCGTCATGGAGAAATTTGCAATGCATGTGTTTTGCTGGTGAAACGTTTTAAACGGCTTCCTGGTGGCAGCACCCGACATTGGGGACAT gTGGTTGACGCTCGTGCGGGACCCGGAACGAAAtccatttcaaaacacaaaaaaagtcGAGACGATTCGGAAACTACAGCGCATAGTGCTTCAAGTAATAATACAAATTCTCGACGAGCACCCAATTCAAAGTCACTCATTCccgaaaaattttccaaaatatttaaaaagagtaaaaaaaacaaattaggCGCCGGTGCCTGCTCCGAAAAGAAAGCTGATGAATGTAGACGATCTTCTGTCTCTGAGTTAAAAACATGGAACGACCAACATTTGTTTTCTGCAACACTTGATTCAATGGATAGCGACTATGAAGATATCGGCGAAGGCGGAGATGTTTACGATTCGAAACGAGGAAATGTAAACGTAAATAATTCAACAGTGCAATTTCAAACACAAACTCGTGCATCTGCAAACCGTGCCTCCCGAAGGGCCAATAATATTAGTAATGTTTCCAATAATCACTCTAAGAGTCCACTAAAAACAGGAAGCCAACGACGTAAATGTATGCCTCCTATTCGAAATCGGTCCACATTAAAACTTGTCAATGATAAAACACAATTCTTTGATGAGACGGAATGGCAAGAACGTAAGACTTGCTGTGGCATGATGTATGTGTGCCCATCGTTAGCTGGAGCAATACTACtcgatattgaaaaatttgaagTCTGCTCAGAACATAAACGCTCGCAAATTTTGCATACTGAGACCAAGTCATCGACCAATGAGGAGCTGTCATCTACTTTGCAAAAGACAATCATCGCTACAATGCCAGCCGTAGTTCAATTATCTGCGCCATCGGTGGCTAGCGTTTGTCCACCTCCATTGCCCAATCCAGTGAATGCAATGAAAACCAATCATACACCAGTATTGAAGAAGCATCATTTGTTCTTCAAACGACAGTCGGAAAGTTTTCCTCAAGTGGATCTCgctgttaataataatattataaattcctCAAATAAGACTGAATCTCTGGCAGTATCAACAAACACTCCCGTTATAATTAAAAGCAGCACAAACATTGCAAATCACAGTGGCTCAACACCGCATTCATCAGCAATATCGATTGGAAGCAACTCAAATATTGTTTCCACACCATTACCCCTTGCAATAAATACCACAAATGTATCTGCCATATCGAGCATTTCTCCTTCCAATGCAGCATCTGTGAGTGCGCAAATGCCACGGCATTCAACTGCCAAGGTTACTACAATTTCCCCACCCttaccaacaacaaatataatcgGGGGCAATAGgcttttacataaaataaaggCGGGAAAAATTTTCAAGCATTCTTTGGAAAAAATTGGTGTCACGTCCACAGCCTCACCAGTCTTGTCAGCGACTGTGGAGCGTATTAAGGCTGGCGATTTCCAGGATATAAAACCAGTAATGCGAAACGTGACAAAATCATATGTGGTCTCAAAGCCAATAACTGGCGGGTCCAATCAGCAGAGTACACAATACTATCCCGTCGGTTCCTCACCAACATCCACATGCTCCAACTCTTCGGCTGCTTCTTCCTCATCATCCTCGACTGCACCAAAGTTTAGTGACAATTCCTCAGATTCTGGATTCGACGAAAATCTGCAGGATAGAAAATCGGCAAGTCCTCTG GAGGACACAGAGAAAAAACTGGCAGCTCGTGCAGCAATAGGTAATGTGCATACGATGTTTTTGGCAAGTGGCGTCCAGATACATGGTCAACCTCAAAATTTAATGCTTACTGGTAATGAGGTAGCTGCAAAATTATTGCAGAATCGCAAACAACATTTGGCTATGATGGCAAATTCCAGTGCTGGGGCTGTGCAGCAAcaatttcaacaacaacaacaatcagcaactaat gtgTCGCGTATTGGTTCGGCTGCACCATCCTTAAAAATATCTCCAGTCACCCCCGCTACAATATCTACCATATCAGTAGGAAATTCGGTTGCTAATAATTCTCACAGCAAGGTAACATCAGCGACATTAACTACATCTCGTGCAATCTACAATAACAATACCATACAACATGAAAACGGTGTGACAACAATCGTGCCGGCATCCTCGTTAGCTGCATCCACACAAACCGCAGCTATGAATGCACTAGCTCCTAGTACCGTAACAATAACACCTGCACCAACGCATCAATTAGGAAATACAGCATCTAGTACGTCGTTGggtttaacaaaaaaactgacAACAAGTGGGGTTGGAGTAAATTTAATAGCAACTGGTGGCAGCAATCAAAGCAATATTCTACACACAGTAACGAACGCTGCTTCACATTTAATCAATCATGGCAATAGCACACTGTTGCACCAACAAGCACACCATctacaacagcagcaaccacTTCAACATCACAACACGGCGAACAACTTGAATCAGAAGATTATTCTACTGAAGACATCTGGCCCAACGAAGTATAATAATTTGGCGAATATCGGCAGCAGTAGTCTTAATAGCGTTAAGCTGCCAAACGGCGCAACACCAATAGCCGCATCGCCCGTGAACACCGCCGGAGTTTGCAAGAATTGA
- the LOC120774832 gene encoding uncharacterized protein LOC120774832 isoform X1 yields MFSFHKPRVYRSAEGCCICRAKSSSSRFTDSRKYEQDSMKCFNLKYPRHGEICNACVLLVKRFKRLPGGSTRHWGHVVDARAGPGTKSISKHKKSRDDSETTAHSASSNNTNSRRAPNSKSLIPEKFSKIFKKSKKNKLGAGACSEKKADECRRSSVSELKTWNDQHLFSATLDSMDSDYEDIGEGGDVYDSKRGNVNVNNSTVQFQTQTRASANRASRRANNISNVSNNHSKSPLKTGSQRRKCMPPIRNRSTLKLVNDKTQFFDETEWQERKTCCGMMYVCPSLAGAILLDIEKFEVCSEHKRSQILHTETKSSTNEELSSTLQKTIIATMPAVVQLSAPSVASVCPPPLPNPVNAMKTNHTPVLKKHHLFFKRQSESFPQVDLAVNNNIINSSNKTESLAVSTNTPVIIKSSTNIANHSGSTPHSSAISIGSNSNIVSTPLPLAINTTNVSAISSISPSNAASVSAQMPRHSTAKVTTISPPLPTTNIIGGNRLLHKIKAGKIFKHSLEKIGVTSTASPVLSATVERIKAGDFQDIKPVMRNVTKSYVVSKPITGGSNQQSTQYYPVGSSPTSTCSNSSAASSSSSSTAPKFSDNSSDSGFDENLQDRKSASPLQEDTEKKLAARAAIGNVHTMFLASGVQIHGQPQNLMLTGNEVAAKLLQNRKQHLAMMANSSAGAVQQQFQQQQQSATNVSRIGSAAPSLKISPVTPATISTISVGNSVANNSHSKVTSATLTTSRAIYNNNTIQHENGVTTIVPASSLAASTQTAAMNALAPSTVTITPAPTHQLGNTASSTSLGLTKKLTTSGVGVNLIATGGSNQSNILHTVTNAASHLINHGNSTLLHQQAHHLQQQQPLQHHNTANNLNQKIILLKTSGPTKYNNLANIGSSSLNSVKLPNGATPIAASPVNTAGVCKN; encoded by the exons atgttctCGTTTCACAAACCACGAGTTTATCGCTCGGCTGAAGGATGTTGCATTTGTCGTGCAAAGTCGAGTAGTTCACGTTTTACTGACTCACGTAAATACGAACAGGACTCAATGAAATGTTTCAACTTGAAATATCCTCGTCATGGAGAAATTTGCAATGCATGTGTTTTGCTGGTGAAACGTTTTAAACGGCTTCCTGGTGGCAGCACCCGACATTGGGGACAT gTGGTTGACGCTCGTGCGGGACCCGGAACGAAAtccatttcaaaacacaaaaaaagtcGAGACGATTCGGAAACTACAGCGCATAGTGCTTCAAGTAATAATACAAATTCTCGACGAGCACCCAATTCAAAGTCACTCATTCccgaaaaattttccaaaatatttaaaaagagtaaaaaaaacaaattaggCGCCGGTGCCTGCTCCGAAAAGAAAGCTGATGAATGTAGACGATCTTCTGTCTCTGAGTTAAAAACATGGAACGACCAACATTTGTTTTCTGCAACACTTGATTCAATGGATAGCGACTATGAAGATATCGGCGAAGGCGGAGATGTTTACGATTCGAAACGAGGAAATGTAAACGTAAATAATTCAACAGTGCAATTTCAAACACAAACTCGTGCATCTGCAAACCGTGCCTCCCGAAGGGCCAATAATATTAGTAATGTTTCCAATAATCACTCTAAGAGTCCACTAAAAACAGGAAGCCAACGACGTAAATGTATGCCTCCTATTCGAAATCGGTCCACATTAAAACTTGTCAATGATAAAACACAATTCTTTGATGAGACGGAATGGCAAGAACGTAAGACTTGCTGTGGCATGATGTATGTGTGCCCATCGTTAGCTGGAGCAATACTACtcgatattgaaaaatttgaagTCTGCTCAGAACATAAACGCTCGCAAATTTTGCATACTGAGACCAAGTCATCGACCAATGAGGAGCTGTCATCTACTTTGCAAAAGACAATCATCGCTACAATGCCAGCCGTAGTTCAATTATCTGCGCCATCGGTGGCTAGCGTTTGTCCACCTCCATTGCCCAATCCAGTGAATGCAATGAAAACCAATCATACACCAGTATTGAAGAAGCATCATTTGTTCTTCAAACGACAGTCGGAAAGTTTTCCTCAAGTGGATCTCgctgttaataataatattataaattcctCAAATAAGACTGAATCTCTGGCAGTATCAACAAACACTCCCGTTATAATTAAAAGCAGCACAAACATTGCAAATCACAGTGGCTCAACACCGCATTCATCAGCAATATCGATTGGAAGCAACTCAAATATTGTTTCCACACCATTACCCCTTGCAATAAATACCACAAATGTATCTGCCATATCGAGCATTTCTCCTTCCAATGCAGCATCTGTGAGTGCGCAAATGCCACGGCATTCAACTGCCAAGGTTACTACAATTTCCCCACCCttaccaacaacaaatataatcgGGGGCAATAGgcttttacataaaataaaggCGGGAAAAATTTTCAAGCATTCTTTGGAAAAAATTGGTGTCACGTCCACAGCCTCACCAGTCTTGTCAGCGACTGTGGAGCGTATTAAGGCTGGCGATTTCCAGGATATAAAACCAGTAATGCGAAACGTGACAAAATCATATGTGGTCTCAAAGCCAATAACTGGCGGGTCCAATCAGCAGAGTACACAATACTATCCCGTCGGTTCCTCACCAACATCCACATGCTCCAACTCTTCGGCTGCTTCTTCCTCATCATCCTCGACTGCACCAAAGTTTAGTGACAATTCCTCAGATTCTGGATTCGACGAAAATCTGCAGGATAGAAAATCGGCAAGTCCTCTG CAGGAGGACACAGAGAAAAAACTGGCAGCTCGTGCAGCAATAGGTAATGTGCATACGATGTTTTTGGCAAGTGGCGTCCAGATACATGGTCAACCTCAAAATTTAATGCTTACTGGTAATGAGGTAGCTGCAAAATTATTGCAGAATCGCAAACAACATTTGGCTATGATGGCAAATTCCAGTGCTGGGGCTGTGCAGCAAcaatttcaacaacaacaacaatcagcaactaat gtgTCGCGTATTGGTTCGGCTGCACCATCCTTAAAAATATCTCCAGTCACCCCCGCTACAATATCTACCATATCAGTAGGAAATTCGGTTGCTAATAATTCTCACAGCAAGGTAACATCAGCGACATTAACTACATCTCGTGCAATCTACAATAACAATACCATACAACATGAAAACGGTGTGACAACAATCGTGCCGGCATCCTCGTTAGCTGCATCCACACAAACCGCAGCTATGAATGCACTAGCTCCTAGTACCGTAACAATAACACCTGCACCAACGCATCAATTAGGAAATACAGCATCTAGTACGTCGTTGggtttaacaaaaaaactgacAACAAGTGGGGTTGGAGTAAATTTAATAGCAACTGGTGGCAGCAATCAAAGCAATATTCTACACACAGTAACGAACGCTGCTTCACATTTAATCAATCATGGCAATAGCACACTGTTGCACCAACAAGCACACCATctacaacagcagcaaccacTTCAACATCACAACACGGCGAACAACTTGAATCAGAAGATTATTCTACTGAAGACATCTGGCCCAACGAAGTATAATAATTTGGCGAATATCGGCAGCAGTAGTCTTAATAGCGTTAAGCTGCCAAACGGCGCAACACCAATAGCCGCATCGCCCGTGAACACCGCCGGAGTTTGCAAGAATTGA